The Raphanus sativus cultivar WK10039 chromosome 6, ASM80110v3, whole genome shotgun sequence sequence aatccttaCCTGTCTTGGTCCTTGGCAATCCGACAACAAAGTTCATAGATATATCATTCCAAGGGTGAgtaggaataggtaaaggagtatacaaaccgtgggtttggatctttgacttagctgctttgcaagttgcacaccttccacagattctctcaacatctcgtttcatgtgtggccaaaagaagtgatcctgcaaaaccttaagagtcttggcaataccaaagtgtcccattaaacttcctccatgggattccctgacaaataaatctctcaaagaacagttaggcacacacaaTCTATTATCATAGAATAAGAATCCATCCTGCCTAAAATAATGTCCTGCAGCATATTTCTCACACGATTGGTAAGCTTCCTGAAAGTCAGCATCAGTTGCATACATatctttaagttgttcaaatcctagcaacttagcatcaagagtattcAAGAGAGTATATCTTCTTGATAGTGCATAAGCAACTATAatttccttaccttgtttgtatttgatcacataaggaaaggtttcaatgaattctacccatctggcgtgtctcttgctgagcttGCTTTGTCCCTTGAggtacttgagagactcatggtctgtgtgaatgacaaactcctttggcgatagataatgctgccaagtctgtagagctctcaccaaggcatatagtTCTTTGTCATAAGTGGCATAATTGAGAGTagctccacttagtttctcactgaagtatgctatgggccttctatcctgcatcaacacagcaccaataacaattcctgaggcatcacattcaatttcaaatgttttagagaaatcaggaagtataagaagaggagagttagtaagcttctctttaaggatttgaaatgaggtttcttgtgcttctccccacttgaatcctacatctttcttgataATCTCGGTCAGTGGAGCTGCTAGAGTGCTGAAGTCCTTCACAAATCGCCTATAGAAGCCTGCTAGCCCACGGAAACTCCTTACttcatttatggttttaggaattggccactcttgtatggctttcaccttctcttgatccacctttactccatctgcactcacaacaaagcctaggaagaccaagttatccgtacagaaagtacacttcttaagattagcaaagagcttttcttttctcaaaacatcaagaacagtcctaacatgaactatatgctcttctaagctCTTAGAATAAACAAGGACATCATCAAAGTATACTACCACAAACACTCCTATAAAATATCTAAGTACATGACtcatcaatctcataaaggtactaggagcattagttaagccaaaaggcatcaccaaccactcatacaagccatgcttagtcttgaaagcagttttccattcatctccctctttcatcctaatttgatgatacccactcttcagatctatcttagaaaagatactagagccatgcaattcatcaagcatatcatctaatctaggaatagggtggcgatacttcactgttatgttgttgatggctctgcaatcaacacacatgcgccagctaccatctttcttaggcacaagGAGTACTggaacagcacatggactcatactctctcggatgacccttctccatcagctcctccacttgtctttgcaactccTTAGTCTCAACAGATttggttctgtatgctggtcggTTAGGAAGAGTGGAGCCAGGAACAAaatcaatctgatgctcaatcccacgcactggtggcaatcctatggggttatcttctggaaacacatcagtatattcctgcaaaagagagactAGTTCACTAGGATACTCCTGTGTAAGATCAGTGACTGTTAGCAAATTCTctttaaacataagtaaaacaatagatgattgagagtagagaattcttttgatatctCCCTGTTTGGTATAGAGGCTGTGATGTTTCTGATCAGGTTTGAGGTCtatctgtttctttttctaaagCTGGAGCTGATCCTCATGAACTTCCTTAGGTGACAAAGGtaccagcactgtcttctttcCATTAAACTCAAAATAGTGCTTGTTGGTGAAACCATCACGAACCACTCGCCTATCAAACTGCCATGGTCTACAAAGAAGGATATGGCTAGCTTCCATTGGTAATACATCACACAAGACTTCATCCTCATATCTACCAATGGCTATAGGTACCAGCACTTGATTGGAGACTCGCATCTCACCTTTCTCATTGAGCCATTGCAGccggtaaggtctaggatgttTCTGTACTTTCAGACCCAATTTCTTCACCATGGTCTCACTAGCTACATTGACACAGCTTCCACCATCAATAATAAGGCTGCACACCTTTCCCTGAACCAAACACCTAGTGTAGAAGAGGTTCTCACGCTGCTCAGTTTCTTCAGTCTTAGTTTGCAAGTTCAAGAGTCTTCTTGTCACCAACAACCTTCCTTTAACCGGTTCTACTTCACTTTCTTCACCAGACTTTTCCAGATCAGAACCGGAGtgctcttcttctgattcataCTCTCCATTCTCAAGTAGAATCATAACCTTCTTGTTGGTgcactcattggcataatgTCCTCTTCCTTGACACTTAAAACACTTAACATCTCTAGTTCTAGAGCTTGTAGCTTCTGCCTTGCCTTTCCCTTTGATGTATGGGATGCTAGGCTTGGATTCTTCTTTCTGCTGAGGCTTGCTGTCCTTCAGATGagatggtttctcttctttagtgTACTGATACTTGCTGTACCCATAGTTGCCTCGCGAGTGATGCTTTCCCTTAATCTGTTGCTCCACCAGAATAGCTttgtgcaacatctcttctatctctATATAGTGCTGCATCTCCACACTGTCTTGTATCTCGCGGTTAAGCCCTCCAAGAAACCTTGCCATAGTAGCTTCTCTGTCCTCAGATATACCAGCCctcaacatcagcaactccATCTCCTGGTAGTACTCTTCCACAGTCTTGGATCCTTGTGTAAGTCTCCTCAATCTTTGATGAAGATCCCGGTGGTAgtggttaggcacaaacctcttgcgcataagagacttcatctcttgccaagtaTCAACTGGATACTCTTGATTCATCCTCCTAGTAGtcaccagttgatcccaccagctcaaagcataatcatagaactcagttgcagcaaaTTGAATCCTCTGAGCATTGGTGTAGTGTCGGCAGTTGAAtacaatctcaatcttcttctcccactcaaGATAAGCATCATGATCAACTTTGCCATGGAAGGGAGGGATTttaagcttcaaaccagaaagctcatcacggtaaggtcttctttcatcatgatcacgaCGAGTTCTCCTTCTACTACCTCGTGATGCTGAGGAAGAACCACTTCTCCCACTTCTGtggcgctcatagtagttatcagtctCCTGTGAACCAGCATGCTCTTGTGGAGTGTGAGTTCGACGGTTCCTTCTGGACTCATTACTGTGaccttgaccagtagcttgtctgaTTTCATTTCTGATCTCTTTCATGTTTTCATTCATCATCTCAGTCATGCTTTCCAACATGGTTTGCTTCAACTGAGCGGCCATTGCTTATATCAACAGTTTGTTCTTTCTCATCAAGTCTGCTTCCTCATCAGTCTCGTTGCCCATTGTTACCAGACTTGAGAAAATTaggcaccagacttgagaaaatTAGGCACCAGACTTGACTGTAGCTACAGTACTCGCCCATCAAGGAAGAAGCTGCTTATATCTTGATCTTTGTTCACCACTCTTCAATCACAAAAGTGTTTACCTGAAATCAATAACAAACTCAGCCAGTAAAAGAGTtcgaaatcaaaatcaaataagGACACAAAACAAGAAATGAAACATGCTGCAAGGATCTCAAGAGTCTTTTCAAAAATCACAAGATCAACACTGTCTATTTATCAGATTTCAACAAAACAAGATCAGATCTATCAATCTTACACAGGTTAATCAACAGATAGGATGATAAACTGACATAAACAATAGATCTAACACAACAGTAACAAGATTTGAACAGATCCAGAGTAGATCTATAAGATAAACTCTTAGATCTATCAATTTCGAAACAACAAATCTCAGATCTATCAGTTTTGAAACACACAACAACAGATCTAGCAATACTGAAATGAAAGTGCATCAAATCGACAGAAACAACACAACAAAACTCAGATCTATCAATGGTTATGAAAGCCAAGAACAGATCGAGTGAAAGTTTGAAGAAAACTAGTACTTCCCTATCCagatttgctctgataccacataatacactcctaggatgcttctctggatggtaaggggatagatccttgcaagtagagaatccgagactcaatcttcttcaaggTTTGTGGATTGTatggtgacacaaagagttATGGAAGGGactccttgatactcctaagtaatcaatctcggatatgacacactcggatatgacacaccaagaAGGATTACTCTTGTGGGtttgttagatatgacacactaacaaGGACTCAAGAGATCTCAGACTACAAAGAAGCTTGCAGCCGACAGTGAGAGAGACAAGAGTCTGAAAATAATTGATTGGATACTTCATTTAGGGTTTCCGagcacatatatatagagagagcaaggaacatgctccttggTCTCTTAATGTATCATAAAATcaaaccatagtctaaaataaaacataagataaaatatgGAAGTCTGAAAATCCTAAGTACATCAAATGAGTGATAggaaagcaacatatggcctcgttaaaaacctatctttggaaaacccagtgggacaaaaccaaagatagggaaaaagagcacacatatgttacttgctcatttgatgactatctagaaaaagaaatagcttgaattgtggtaagtgtgtctagattgatcaagcttcttccaagactttcttcttgcttcatggatgtcttaagtagtcctccaatggcttctttgagttgcttgcttctggctcgagtcatgggatCCTTAGGCATtgtgagagcatcttcatcagtTGGTTCCTCCATGGTCGCCTTGTCTTCTTTGCTTtactggtccatgatcatatcaggATTTCTAAGCACGATTATGGATCCAAATCAATCTGGAATCCCTCAACAAAGAACCGACAACGCCGATCCGATCGGAGCCGATCAAGGGATCAACCTACCGATCGGATCAGCTAACGTGAGCGGGATCAACGATCTGACCCAGATCCTGCAAGCTCCTTCAGCCGGAGTCCCTCCTCCCGATCGATCCGGACCCCGAGTCTGGAGTCGAACTGGAGATAGATCTCCGATAGACAGTTCGCTAACCCGAACTCAACCAATAAGACTGATTTCCCCCATACAAATAACCCAAGCAAGGGAGGAAGTCGCAGAGCTTCGAGGCACGGTTCGAGCTCTcctagacaaagctcaggagcAGGAAATTGCTCATCGAGCAATTACAACTAGGCTAGAACAAACCGAAAGAGAATTCGCCGAACATCGAGCTAGCATTTAGGACAGATCCCAGACGAATCCGCTGCCTCGAGCACCAAACGGCGGAGCTTTCGGGACCCCCGGTTTCTCGAGTGCTTGATCGGGACATTATCCCGGAGATAATTCGCTTAACAACACGTATACTAGCCCGATCCCCCGAAACCTAAGTTTCAATGGAACCGGAGAAAACTCAACACGAACCCAAAGCTCCCCGATCACACCTCTTCGTACCAATGGTGTCACCAGAAGAGCCAACAGAGTTCGATTCGAGACCCCGTCTTCGAACCAACGAGCTTCCAGAGTCCATCACTCAACGACGGAAGATTTCGAGCTACCTGGCACGGGTCTCGACCAGAGTAGACGAAACGAAGTGCCGCCCTTTTCTCCTACCGCCATTGGAACTCCGCGAAGAGATGACTTGAGGACCGATGGAGGAAATGGGAACTTCCAGGAGTACATCGATAAAAACGATACCGAACTCAAACGACTACACACCATTATGCACATGGCAACAAGCGCAGCCCCAGTTATCGATCTCGCTATTGAGGAAACCCGAAGGACCCCCTCACAGAAAGAATCTCGGGGATGAAGCTAAGCACCATCGGGAAAATTAAATTCCCCGAGTACTTTGGAAACTCAGACCCTAAAGCTCACATCCGAGCCTTTAGACTCGCGATATCCAGAGCGCATCTCAACGACGATGAAAATGAGGCAGGGTACTGTCGTTTCTTCGCAGAGAACCTCACGGGCTCCACCCTAGAATGGTTCGCCGGCCTAGAAGAAAATTCGATCGATAACTTCACACAACTAGTGTCGGCGTTCCTAAAGCAGTACTCGATGTTCATAGAAACCAGAACAACCGAAGCCGATCTATGGAACCTCAAACAAGCACCCTTCGAGCCTCTAAGAGcttacataaataaatttagaaaaatcaaaGCGAAAATCGCAAACCTCAACGATGGAGTGGCTCTCGCCGCCTAAAGAATGGTGTGTGGTTCTCCTCTAAATTCAAAGAAGAAATGTCGGTCAGGGCCCCAGTGTCACTAGATGACGCGCTGCATCGAGCATCATTCTTCGCAGCGTACGAAGAGGACGTAGCTAACTTGAAAGAACAATTTTTGGCAAGCAAAAATGCCGCCAGGAAAAAGACTTCGACAACTAAAGAAGCACCGACCAAAGGTCAACATTCTTACGCAATAGATAACTCCACGAAAAACAAATCATCGACTGTCGACCTGAACAAGCATTACGACTTCCACAAACGGAAAGGACATTCCACTGAGGAATGTCGAGCTGCGTTACGCGAaaaggagagaagggaggaagaagaaaactcTCAAGAAGATGAACCCCCTTCGACTCCAAAAAGCGATAAAAAGCCGAAAACGTCTTCCTACAAAAGGGCTCGGGAGGTGGAGGCCGAATCACCAAACTCGCCACCACCCGCTCCCAAAAAGCGGGTCGACATGATCTCGCTAAGCACAAACAGGCGAGATCGATACGACGTCCAAGGTACGACAGCGACCTCGACGCAAGGAAACATAACAATCACTCTCGGACTCCATGAAGAATTCGACCTTGTACCAAAAAGACAACCGATCAAGCCAAAACTAGCTAATAGAATTACAAAACTCAGAAAGCATTTAGAGGAGATGAGGCCATAAGAACTCAGAAACCGAAATAAAAACAGCATGCAGCAGCCCAGCTACAAGCTGTCTAGGGGGCAAAGGCAATACCAGTCCGCATGGAGAAAGAAATGGCTCCCCCCACTATAAACAGTCAGATCATACGACGTATTGATTTTATCTATGGAGGATCAAAATTCTGCAACTCCGTCAACTCAATTAAGGCTCACTAGCGGAGAATCCAAGAACCTCTTTCCGGCCCTGACCACGAAATTACATTCGACGAGAATGAAACCGCAGGCCTTGATCAACCACACGACGACGCCCTCGTTTTACGACTCGATGTCGGAGGATGCGAGCTCTCACGGATCATGATCGATACCGGAAGCTCAGCCGATGTCCTATTCTACGATGCCTTCAAACGAATGGGATTCACCAAAACTCTCCTTAAACAAGAACCAACCCCGCTCATCGGATTCACAGGAGAAACAACTTACTCCCTAGGATCTATCGAGCTCGCAGTCACTACCGGAGACGTTAGGAAGATCGTGGAGTTCATCGTAATAGATCGACCGGCACCGTTCAATGCTATCTTAGGAAGACCCTGGCTATACAGTATGAAAGCAGTGTGAGGGgttaaactcacacctagatttcaGATCAGGTTCAGTGTTTAGaaaagattagggaaagataatcgcgggctgaattccgtaagaacttgtagaatgaatgatgattttattgatgattttggtaaagaatggttacaaggAACGTTCtctgatgattacaaagataatgagaatGTTACAAAGATCATGAAAGTATTGTGTCGAATAAGGGTTGAATCAttcttctttcttgatttgctttctctttaaatagcctcaggtcccgcttgatcgtcatcaactggttcccgagatcttctccgtttattgaggaatccgcaacagcttccctttgaccgagttctgcgctccttctgttacgacgtgagcttcctcttctccGTGACCTCTTTGGTAAAAgtccttagctctcagcctccggctccagcttagctccTTTTAGATATCGAGCTCGTGATGGGCCTGTCGTGGCCTGTTATCATCTTTTATTATTCAGagtcagctaccgggccatattcgggcccaacagttgcccccagctctcgagattaggtttcgttattctcgggagctagacctagccgcccaagctagattctcttgttgagatcatgattactagctatctcaaccatatttatttttatctgatCGAACGGCTGTAAATTCCCTTCGATTAAATCGATGGTTTGGATTAATAGGAGTTTGAAATGTAGTTTTCGATTTTCGAGacatgatgggatataaagctgcgaGTATTAACTAcatgtctctccacttcctccacgcctccgacggtttccaaggtaacttctccctcttcctttattttacggcacgtttttttctttttttttatctctgtttCGAATTCGATTTTCATCCCTAAGTTCTTTAGAGAGTTCATTCTTGCTCATCTCAACCCGATCCTTCCTTTTTTGCCTCTCCTCTCTTTTCCTTTTACTTACAATGAGTAAGAAAGAAAGCTCCGGCGCAATTCAAATCTCCACTTCCGGTGCTCGTCTTATGAAGGTCAAACAAGAAACCGGAGAGAAGATGAAAGACACCGGGAAGAAGAAAGTTAAAGACTCGATCGGGGCAAGAGTcaaaaggatgaagaagaaaggtggcaagagcgcctcctctggACCTCACTTTCCGTCGCTCTTAAGGAGCCAAGACGTTACCAACCTTATCGTTCAAGCCCATGGCAAGAGTGACCTAGCTAGGGATTGTAACGAAGACGAAACCCCCGAaaccgttccggagggttggttctgcgttcatGAGAAGTACATCGCTAAGTGCCATCTTAGGTTTCCTCTCCCCACCCTCTTGCTAGACCTCCTAGATCACTATCATCTGGCCCTTCCTCAACTTTGtccctcggttatccgagtgataaacggattCATCACTAGGGCCAAAGAGGAAGGAGTTATTGTGGGTTTGACCGAGCTGATGAGTCTCTTTtcgataaaggagagtacttccaaggatggtggaagcggtacctactacctccccGGTCGTCCAGGGTTAGGCGTCTTCAAGTTtacggccagtgatgatgactggcggaagaagtacttttatgtcaagattgacccctcgacggttcctgtaggccgagacctcaggacctcttggtctgaTATCTCTGGTTAGGAGTTTAGGGAAgtttgcatttttattttgcttatcGTGATGTGTTAACTGCTTTTGATTAACTTGTAGAGATTGAGGATCCTATCAAGTTATCCGGTAAACTTACCAGAGCTCTCCATAGGAAGCTGCAGCATAGTCCCAATAACTGGGCAGCTTATACCACTACGAGAGTCGGATCGGCCAGGTTTCCTGAACGATACCAGAcgtccttccctgattcagtgacggttgctggtttagatgGTAACCTTCTACTCctaattcatgatttttactgTCTGAATTTGTCTCATGTGATTAATGAATCTTTTTCATGATTTAGTTTCTGAGGGTGATTCAGTTTTCGAAGTTTCatccggagcaagtacttccgagaagactcaatcacagaagatgcctattcagccttccttccgttccaggggtagatcgaccaaggctgccagctcctctagaggaagtgacaagaaccaaggaggatccttccttgactctgtgaaggaggctcttgacgaaggaggctctgctcctgctaaaggtgttggCTCTTTGGAGCCTaaagttcaggaagttggccttccctccgaggtcccgatgactgaagctgatcctcaaatggTGAGGGACCCTCCAGAATTTGAGCcccgaggagcaagaggtcccgaactgaccaggttgacagaccttcgaggtcttcctcctcctcctctaggggaggaaccgttggctggaactttgcttATTCGAAGCCTGGACGGTTTTGGATgattcgtggggtttggctactctgatgaggcatatgaagagtaccgggtgttccctcccctcgatctccaatctcacgcacaaggatgagtacgttGATATTGCCCATCATATGCGTCAGGTATGAAGTCTATTCCAACTTTTAGCTTTATCTTTGGAAGATTTTCGCTGAAccgttttttgttttctgtagcttgctggcgctattaacagggctcagttcaaaTTTGAGGACGCCGTTCACAATGCCCccagtgctgaggaattagctcAGATCACTGAACTGGTCAAGGCCAACAAGGctgagctcaatcagactcgggctctgatctcggatctccaagctgaggtaaagagacttggctccaaatCCGATGCTCAGCAGGGGACAATCGAGAGCCAGTTGATAGATCTCCAGGTaaagaataggaagattggggatttggatgctgctcggaagatagccgagtatcaagtcaaCGAGCTGATTACTTCAACccagagcagccagaagaacaaggaagccgaggtcaggctagccgtccggagaggaaagaaggaggtagctgacgcatacaacaaagttctggttgttgtcaaggagaagttctccaagaagaaggactaagtcgatctcctggttcatgctcaagagattcaagccaacaccgagctcctgaaagacatgctggacGGCGAGATTAAGAGTACGCAAGATGAGTATGATCGTTTGGTGGCGATGATGCCGGAGGCTGTTGcggcgtacgagaaggctcaggtctcaGATTTCTCGATCgacaagctccctcttccccaactctctgagagctcaggtactttcgaggttaatatgtttaatctctccttttctgaagagttcggttctaatttgggatttgtgggttcttactcagccccagtcgaagccgCCCTTGGAGGTAGCGataaggagatggaggaggaggttcctgaggaggaagatccggctggtaagggagctgagaagagctcagatgacaaggaagtttaagagctgaggctctttcatgtgtTCTTAGGATTtccgcccaatgggctttgatttcttttgttttaagacttatggcctgaggaggcttttaaacctttatctgttCGTACTTTGAATctttgttagcctggggaggctttcaaacacttgtttaatttcaaacttggttttcagttttgttttgagtttttggctttAGTCGTAAAATATGACAAATTGATCATAATCGGATTTTatgataagtctggaagactttg is a genomic window containing:
- the LOC130495741 gene encoding uncharacterized protein LOC130495741 — its product is MAAQLKQTMLESMTEMMNENMKEIRNEIRQATGQGHSNESRRNRRTHTPQEHAGSQETDNYYERHRSGRSGSSSASRVDHDAYLEWEKKIEIVFNCRHYTNAQRIQFAATEFVPNHYHRDLHQRLRRLTQGSKTVEEYYQEMELLMLRAGISEDREATMARFLGGLNREIQDSVEMQHYIEIEEMLHKAILVEQQIKGKHHSRGNYGYSKYQYTKEEKPSHLKDSKPQQKEESKPSIPYIKGKGKAEATSSRTRDVKCFKCQGRGHYANECTNKKVMILLENGEYESEEEHSGSDLEKSGEESEVEPVKGRLLVTRRLLNLQTKTEETEQRENLFYTRCLVQGKVCSLIIDGGSCVNVASETMVKKLGLKVQKHPRPYRLQWLNEKGEMRVSNQVLVPIAIGRYEDEVLCDVLPMEASHILLCRPWQFDRRVVRDGFTNKHYFEFNGKKTVLVPLSPKEVHEDQLQL
- the LOC108829457 gene encoding uncharacterized protein LOC108829457 is translated as MSVRAPVSLDDALHRASFFAAYEEDVANLKEQFLASKNAARKKTSTTKEAPTKGQHSYAIDNSTKNKSSTVDLNKHYDFHKRKGHSTEECRAALREKERREEEENSQEDEPPSTPKSDKKPKTSSYKRAREVEAESPNSPPPAPKKRVDMISLSTNRRDRYDVQGLDQPHDDALVLRLDVGGCELSRIMIDTGSSADVLFYDAFKRMGFTKTLLKQEPTPLIGFTGETTYSLGSIELAVTTGDVRKIVEFIVIDRPAPFNAILGRPWLYSMKAV